In Lepisosteus oculatus isolate fLepOcu1 chromosome 17, fLepOcu1.hap2, whole genome shotgun sequence, a genomic segment contains:
- the LOC102682936 gene encoding cystatin-2-like yields MGLVWYSFCGLVCFAFLKASTQMVGDIREASVDDPGVLKSAQFAVDEYNKASNDMYLSKLIEITYAKQQVVNGIKYYLGVELGHTECEKRNFSDACSCSLPPSQDQTIFCRFEVLVVAWRNETTLLSMSC; encoded by the exons ATGGGATTGGTGTGGTACAGTTTCTGTGGGCTTGTGTGCTTTGCATTCCTTAAGGCCTCCACACAGATGGTGGGGGATATTCGAGAGGCTTCTGTTGACGACCCAGGAGTACTTAAAAGTGCTCAGTTTGCGGTTGATGAGTATAACAAAGCAAGCAACGACATGTACCTCAGTAAACTAATTGAGATAACTTATGCAAAACAGCAG GTTGTTAATGGGATTAAATACTACCTTGGTGTTGAACTGGGACACACAGAGTGTGAGAAAAGGAACTTCTCTGATGCGTGTTCTTGCAGTTTGCCTCCCAGTCAAGATCAG ACAATATTTTGCCGTTTTGAAGTTCTAGTAGTTGCCTGGAGAAATGAAACAACCCTGTTGAGTATGAGCTGTTAG
- the ccdc85a gene encoding coiled-coil domain-containing protein 85A produces MSKSTESPTEDLSKLSDEDLMKWSKEELVRRLRRAESEKMSIMLDHGNLIREVNRRLQLHLNEIRGLKDINQKLQEDNQELRDLCCFLDDDRQKGKKVSREWQRLGRYSAGVMRKEVTLYLQKLKELEVKQEEVIKENLELKELCLMLDEEKNCGVGSRNSIDSQNSLSHISAPSTGLLRDVGDGSSTSSAGSTDSPDHHHKLLTTGSPEHLQKPRRDGSPEHQKHRSGSPEYQPKPKCSGSPDHKHLRGVSPEKHKGLGRGSPEHQKHTSASPETLQKHLMSTTNSPEHFQKHRSGGGGGGSPEHQKHSSVSSEPLQKQALTGTPDLLQKARGGSPEQLRHQYIGSPEHLKFTSPSREGMQRRPAPDEMSPHHRSIYNGMNALISAGCCTTTCRSVKLWDSFDAS; encoded by the exons ATGTCAAAGAGCACAGAAAGTCCGACTGAAGACCTTTCTAAGCTGTCAGACGAGGACTTAATGAAGTGGAGTAAAGAAGAGTTGGTCCGCAGGCTCCGACGGGCAGAATCCGAGAAGATGAGTATCATGTTGGACCATGGCAACCTCATCAGGGAGGTCAACCGCAGACTGCAGCTTCATCTTAACGAGATCAGAGGACTAAAG GACATAAACCAGAAGCTCCAAGAGGACAACCAAGAGTTGAGAGACCTGTGTTGCTTTTTAGATGATGACagacaaaaagggaaaaaagtgTCCAGGGAGTGGCAGAGGCTGGGGAGATACAGTGCAGGTGTGATGCGAAAAGAGGTGACTTTGTATTTACAGAAGCTAAAGGAACTTGAAGTAAAGCAAGAGGAGGTGATCAAGGAGAACCTGGAACTCAAGGAGCTCTGTCTGATGCTTGATGAAGAAAAGAACTGTGGTGTAGGTAGCCGAAATTCCATAGATAGCCAGAATAGCCTATCCCATATATCAGCCCCCAGTACTGGCTTGTTAAGGGATGTGGGCGATGGAAGTAGCACTTCGAGTGCTGGGAGCACAGACAGTCCTGACCACCACCACAAGCTTCTCACCACAGGAAGCCCAGAGCACCTGCAGAAACCTCGGAGGGATGGAAGTCCAGAGCACCAGAAGCACAGGAGCGGCAGCCCGGAGTACCAGCCGAAGCCAAAGTGTAGCGGGAGCCCCGACCACAAACACCTGCGAGGGGTGAGCCCCGAAAAGCACAAGGGCCTGGGCCGCGGAAGTCCTGAGCATCAGAAGCACACCAGTGCCAGCCCAGAAACCCTGCAAAAACACCTCATGAGCACTACCAATAGCCCAGAGCACTTTCAAAAACACCGAAGCGGAGGAGGGGGTGGAGGTAGCCCTGAGCACCAAAAACATAGCAGTGTTAGCTCCGAGCCTCTGCAGAAACAGGCACTGACTGGCACTCCAGACCTTCTCCAGAAAGCCCGGGGAGGGAGCCCAGAGCAGCTCCGGCATCAATACATCGGGAGTCCAGAGCACCTCAAGTTTACCAGCCCCAGCAGAGAAGGGATGCAGAGGAGGCCAGCTCCAGACGAAATGTCGCCTCATCATCGGAGCATTTACAATGGGATGAATG